Proteins encoded in a region of the Mycolicibacterium duvalii genome:
- a CDS encoding erythromycin esterase family protein, with translation MSVAREDVSGQPRRVFRDRREAGRVLAGLLGGYRGREGLVVLGLARGGIPVAWEVAAALGAPLDAFIVRKLGAPGHDEFAMGALASGGRVVVNDDVVRALRVTPAQLRDVAEREGRELVRREAAYRDGRPPLELAGRTVILVDDGLATGSSMFAAVQALREMDPAEIVVAVPAAPESTCREFAGLVDDVVCASMPTPFMAVGASFWDFTQVSDDEVRELLATPTVGMPTARIRLAETPAEVITRSCVDAPAGVPPREALDELIGDARIVLIGESSHGTHEFYEARAEITKWLIEDKGFCAVAAEADWPDAYRVNRYVRGQGGDGSADEALSGFERFPAWMWRNTVVRDFVGWLRAGNAQRRTQGLRETGFYGLDLYSLHRSMREVIDYLDNVDPVAARRARERYACFDHTSADDGQAYGFAAAFGAGASCERQAVEQLVELHRNGLEYLRRDGVLAEDELFYAQQNAQTVRDAEMYYRAMFGTRVNSWNLRDQHMAQTLEALLAHLDRSGEPARIVVWAHNSHVGDARATEVGVDGQLTLGQLVREKFGGRSRLIGFTTYSGTVTAASDWGGIAERKVVRPALNGSVEELFHEVERPEFLVAAAISRAAAEPLDTVRLARAIGVIYRPETERQSHYYHVRPGDQYDALIHIDKTTALEPLEPTSVWVAGETPETYPTGL, from the coding sequence ATGAGCGTGGCACGGGAGGACGTCAGCGGCCAGCCCCGGCGGGTCTTTCGGGACCGCCGCGAAGCCGGCCGGGTGTTGGCCGGCCTGCTCGGCGGATACCGCGGGCGAGAGGGGCTGGTGGTGCTCGGCCTGGCCCGCGGCGGGATCCCGGTGGCGTGGGAGGTGGCCGCGGCTCTCGGCGCCCCGTTGGACGCCTTCATCGTGCGCAAACTCGGCGCGCCCGGACACGACGAGTTCGCCATGGGTGCGCTGGCCAGCGGCGGACGGGTGGTCGTCAACGATGACGTGGTGCGGGCGCTGCGGGTGACGCCTGCGCAGCTTCGGGACGTGGCCGAGCGGGAAGGGCGCGAGCTGGTGCGCCGCGAAGCGGCCTACCGGGATGGGCGCCCGCCGCTCGAATTGGCCGGCAGGACAGTGATTCTCGTCGACGACGGGCTGGCCACCGGGTCGAGCATGTTCGCCGCCGTCCAGGCCCTGCGGGAGATGGATCCAGCCGAGATCGTCGTCGCGGTGCCGGCGGCGCCGGAGTCGACCTGCCGCGAGTTCGCCGGGCTCGTCGACGACGTGGTGTGCGCCTCGATGCCGACCCCGTTCATGGCGGTGGGCGCGTCGTTCTGGGATTTCACCCAGGTCAGCGACGACGAGGTGCGAGAACTCCTCGCCACGCCGACCGTCGGGATGCCCACCGCGCGGATCCGATTGGCCGAGACTCCGGCCGAGGTCATCACCCGCAGCTGCGTCGACGCACCGGCCGGGGTGCCGCCGCGCGAGGCGCTCGACGAACTGATCGGTGACGCCCGCATCGTGCTGATCGGCGAGAGTTCGCACGGCACCCACGAGTTCTACGAGGCGCGTGCCGAGATCACGAAATGGTTGATCGAGGACAAGGGCTTCTGCGCGGTGGCCGCAGAAGCCGACTGGCCCGATGCGTACCGGGTGAACCGTTATGTGCGCGGGCAGGGCGGCGACGGGTCTGCCGACGAGGCGCTGAGCGGGTTCGAGCGTTTCCCCGCCTGGATGTGGCGTAACACGGTCGTCCGCGACTTCGTCGGATGGTTGCGCGCCGGCAACGCGCAACGCCGGACCCAGGGCCTGCGCGAGACGGGGTTCTACGGACTGGATCTCTACAGCCTGCACCGGTCGATGCGGGAGGTCATCGACTACCTCGACAACGTCGACCCGGTCGCCGCGAGACGGGCCCGCGAGCGGTACGCGTGCTTCGATCACACCTCCGCCGACGACGGCCAGGCCTATGGTTTCGCCGCGGCTTTCGGCGCCGGGGCGTCCTGTGAACGCCAGGCCGTCGAGCAGCTGGTCGAGCTGCACCGCAACGGGCTGGAGTATCTGCGCCGCGACGGCGTGCTCGCCGAGGACGAGTTGTTCTACGCACAGCAGAACGCGCAGACGGTTCGCGACGCCGAGATGTACTACCGCGCGATGTTCGGTACCCGCGTCAACTCGTGGAACCTGCGTGATCAGCACATGGCCCAGACGTTGGAAGCGCTGCTGGCACATCTGGACCGGTCCGGCGAGCCGGCCCGGATCGTGGTGTGGGCGCACAACTCTCACGTCGGCGATGCGCGAGCGACCGAGGTCGGCGTCGACGGCCAGCTGACCCTGGGGCAGCTGGTCCGCGAGAAGTTCGGCGGCCGGTCCCGGCTGATCGGCTTCACCACCTACAGCGGAACGGTGACCGCGGCCAGCGACTGGGGTGGGATCGCCGAACGCAAAGTGGTGCGACCGGCCCTCAACGGCAGCGTCGAAGAACTGTTCCACGAGGTCGAACGACCTGAGTTCCTGGTGGCGGCCGCGATCAGCCGGGCAGCCGCCGAACCGCTGGACACGGTCCGGCTCGCCCGCGCGATCGGCGTCATCTACCGGCCGGAGACCGAACGGCAGAGTCACTACTACCACGTCCGGCCCGGCGACCAGTACGACGCCCTCATCCACATCGACAAGACCACCGCGCTGGAACCGCTGGAACCCACCAGTGTCTGGGTCGCCGGAGAGACACCGGAGACCTACCCCACCGGCCTATGA
- a CDS encoding pyridoxamine 5'-phosphate oxidase family protein, whose product MTDNSSPITVLPLSECWDLLAGVSLGRLVTSVDGNPAIFPVNFAVQNRTILFRTAQGTKLVSTAINNNVLFEADDHDDKQGWSVIVAGTARSLREDDEIAEAQRSGLLPWTTTDKPHFVQIRPRNVTGRRFAFGPATAQALAAEDPVLG is encoded by the coding sequence ATGACCGATAACAGCTCACCGATCACCGTGCTTCCGCTCTCGGAGTGCTGGGACCTGCTGGCCGGCGTCTCGCTCGGCCGTCTGGTGACCAGCGTCGACGGCAATCCGGCGATCTTCCCGGTCAACTTCGCCGTGCAGAACCGCACCATCCTGTTCCGCACCGCGCAGGGCACGAAGCTGGTGAGCACGGCGATCAACAACAACGTCCTGTTCGAAGCCGACGACCACGACGACAAGCAGGGCTGGAGTGTCATCGTGGCGGGCACGGCGCGGTCGCTGCGCGAGGACGACGAGATCGCCGAGGCCCAACGCTCCGGCCTGCTGCCGTGGACGACGACCGACAAACCGCACTTCGTGCAGATCCGCCCGCGCAACGTGACCGGGCGCAGATTCGCTTTCGGTCCCGCGACGGCCCAGGCGCTGGCGGCCGAAGATCCCGTTCTGGGATAG
- the otsB gene encoding trehalose-phosphatase, translating into MGLPVFVDPRRFDAVILGPRAGVRADLVGQLQAVDICVATVDSTSDPQVLRETAQEFGVRPSRCVVIDGDPGGVAAAHDAGFALVVGVAPVGSGDALTQCGADVVVPDLVALAVRDNFRRISVMADALRSYGEIAPLVETRIPAVLLDFDGTLSEIVGEPASAALVPGARETLEALAAHCPVAVISGRSLGDIRDRVGVPGIWYAGSHGFELLAPDGTRHENQAGAEAAHVLVGAVAELRARLAAVEGVLIEDKRFTVAVHYRHVASDRVDEVVAATRAVGQRRGLRTTGGLKVIELRPDVDWGKGAAVEWIIDRIDGRELLLPIYIGDELTDEDAFDVLRHNGIGIAVRNQETGDRRSAARFALDNPEAVCRFLTRLSDQLAVEHDVTNDPWSLTFGGYRPADERLREALCTLGNGYLAVRGAAPECEAGENHYPAMYVAGVYNRLTDHVAGVEIDNESLVNLPNWLAVTFRIDGGPWFDIDDVAEVTSYVATLDLRTAMLTREFVMCDHAGRRTRVRQRRLVAMHRPHVAALQTTVYPENWSGRLEFHTVIDGRVRNLGVERYRDLSAQHLTVDGMRELSTDSVLLDARTNESQIRVAVAARSRVDNGAGPQAGYRVLRDDRRIGHEIAVDVTVGGAVTLEKVATVYTSRDHGISGPVVAAERELAHVDSFDDLERGHRLAWTHLWERFNVDLGREADLLRLVRLHQLHTLQTLSPHTADLDVGVPARGLHGEAYRGHVFWDELFVFPVLNMRLPKVTRSLLLYRFRRLPEARRAAREAGYRGAMFPWQSGSDGREESQRLHLNPRSGRWNPDASARAHHVGLAIAYNVWQHYQVTGDIGFLIDYGVEMLAEIAQFWVSAATLDPVRDRYVICGVIGPDEFHSGYPGRDYDGIDNNAYTNVMAVWVIVRALEALERLPLTYRLALLEALDIDDDDLRRWEDVSRRMFVPFHDGVISQFEGYAELAELDWDDYRQRYGDLQRLDRILEAEGSSVNNYRAAKQADVLMLFYLLSADELYELFDRLGYSFAPEQIPATIEYYQKRTSHGSTLSAVVHSWVLARGDRRQAMSYFRQVMASDVIDIQKGTTAEGIHLAAMAGSIDLLQRCFTGLELRRDRIVVGPMWPTSLGRLTFTFRYRGHRLRISVAGRSATLSAEPGDAPPVIVESRGDTRELVAGSAVEFVQ; encoded by the coding sequence ATGGGACTTCCGGTGTTCGTCGATCCGAGGCGTTTCGACGCGGTGATTCTCGGGCCGCGGGCCGGTGTCCGTGCCGATCTCGTCGGGCAACTGCAGGCCGTGGACATCTGTGTCGCCACCGTCGATTCCACTTCGGATCCGCAGGTGCTGCGCGAGACCGCCCAGGAGTTCGGTGTCCGACCGTCACGCTGTGTGGTGATCGACGGAGATCCGGGCGGGGTGGCGGCCGCTCACGACGCCGGTTTCGCTCTGGTCGTCGGTGTGGCGCCGGTGGGCAGCGGGGACGCTCTCACCCAGTGCGGTGCCGATGTCGTCGTGCCCGACCTGGTCGCGCTCGCGGTGCGGGACAATTTCCGGCGGATCTCGGTGATGGCCGACGCGCTGCGCTCCTACGGTGAGATCGCACCGCTGGTCGAGACGCGAATTCCGGCGGTATTGCTCGATTTCGACGGGACACTGTCGGAGATCGTCGGCGAGCCCGCATCGGCCGCACTGGTTCCCGGCGCCCGCGAGACGCTGGAAGCGCTCGCGGCCCACTGTCCGGTCGCGGTCATCAGCGGACGCAGTCTGGGCGACATCCGGGACCGTGTCGGAGTGCCCGGCATCTGGTATGCCGGCAGCCACGGCTTCGAGCTGCTGGCGCCGGACGGCACCCGGCACGAGAACCAGGCGGGAGCCGAGGCCGCGCATGTGCTCGTCGGCGCCGTGGCCGAACTGCGCGCCCGCCTGGCCGCCGTCGAAGGTGTGCTCATCGAGGACAAGCGCTTCACCGTGGCCGTGCACTACCGGCACGTCGCCTCCGATCGGGTCGACGAGGTGGTCGCGGCGACCCGGGCCGTCGGGCAGCGCCGCGGTCTGCGCACGACCGGCGGCCTGAAGGTGATCGAGCTGCGCCCCGACGTCGACTGGGGTAAAGGTGCGGCCGTCGAGTGGATCATCGACCGCATCGACGGCCGCGAGCTGCTGCTGCCCATCTACATCGGCGATGAACTCACCGACGAGGACGCCTTCGACGTCCTGCGCCACAACGGGATCGGCATTGCCGTACGCAACCAGGAAACCGGCGACCGCAGGTCGGCGGCGCGGTTCGCCCTCGACAACCCCGAGGCCGTCTGCCGATTCCTGACCCGGCTGTCCGATCAGCTGGCCGTCGAGCACGACGTCACCAACGACCCCTGGTCGCTGACGTTCGGGGGATACCGTCCCGCCGACGAGCGCCTGCGGGAGGCGCTGTGCACCCTCGGCAACGGGTATCTGGCGGTCCGCGGCGCGGCGCCGGAGTGCGAGGCCGGGGAAAACCATTACCCGGCAATGTATGTCGCCGGTGTCTACAATCGTCTCACCGATCACGTGGCCGGTGTCGAAATCGACAACGAAAGCCTGGTCAACCTACCGAACTGGCTCGCGGTGACGTTCCGCATCGACGGTGGGCCGTGGTTCGACATCGACGACGTCGCCGAGGTCACCTCCTACGTCGCGACGCTCGATCTGCGGACGGCGATGTTGACGCGCGAGTTCGTGATGTGCGATCACGCCGGCCGCAGGACCCGGGTGCGTCAGCGTCGGCTGGTGGCGATGCACCGTCCGCATGTGGCGGCGCTGCAGACCACCGTCTACCCCGAGAACTGGTCGGGGCGCCTGGAGTTTCACACCGTCATCGACGGCCGCGTTCGCAATCTCGGCGTCGAGCGGTACCGCGACCTTTCCGCGCAGCATCTGACGGTGGACGGTATGCGCGAATTGAGCACCGATTCGGTGCTTTTGGATGCTCGCACCAACGAGTCCCAGATCCGGGTGGCCGTCGCGGCGCGCAGTCGCGTCGACAACGGCGCCGGCCCGCAGGCCGGGTACCGGGTGCTCCGCGACGACCGCCGCATCGGTCACGAGATCGCCGTCGACGTCACCGTGGGAGGCGCCGTCACCCTGGAGAAGGTGGCCACCGTCTACACCAGCCGCGACCACGGCATCTCCGGTCCGGTCGTGGCCGCCGAGCGCGAATTGGCCCACGTGGACAGCTTCGACGACCTGGAACGCGGACACCGCCTGGCGTGGACCCATCTGTGGGAGCGCTTCAACGTCGACCTGGGTCGCGAAGCCGACCTGCTGCGACTGGTACGTCTGCACCAGTTGCACACGCTGCAGACCCTGTCGCCGCACACCGCCGATCTCGACGTCGGGGTGCCCGCGCGCGGCTTGCACGGTGAGGCCTACCGAGGGCATGTCTTCTGGGACGAACTGTTCGTGTTCCCGGTGTTGAACATGCGCCTGCCCAAGGTCACCAGATCGCTGCTGCTCTACCGGTTCCGCCGGCTACCCGAAGCACGGCGGGCGGCGCGGGAGGCGGGATACCGGGGGGCGATGTTCCCGTGGCAGTCGGGCAGCGACGGACGTGAGGAGAGCCAGCGCCTGCACCTGAACCCGCGGTCGGGCCGGTGGAACCCGGATGCCAGCGCGCGGGCGCACCACGTTGGGCTGGCGATCGCCTACAACGTCTGGCAGCACTATCAGGTCACCGGCGACATCGGTTTCCTGATCGACTACGGCGTGGAGATGCTCGCCGAGATCGCGCAGTTCTGGGTCAGCGCGGCCACGCTGGACCCCGTGCGCGACCGGTATGTGATCTGCGGGGTGATCGGGCCCGATGAGTTCCACTCCGGTTATCCCGGCCGCGATTACGACGGGATCGACAACAACGCCTACACCAACGTGATGGCGGTGTGGGTGATCGTGCGGGCATTGGAGGCACTCGAGCGGTTGCCGCTGACCTACCGGTTGGCACTGCTGGAGGCGCTGGACATCGACGATGACGATCTGCGGCGTTGGGAGGATGTCAGCCGCAGGATGTTCGTCCCGTTCCACGACGGGGTGATCAGTCAGTTCGAAGGCTACGCAGAACTCGCGGAGCTCGATTGGGACGATTACCGGCAGCGCTACGGCGATCTTCAGCGGCTGGACCGGATCCTCGAAGCGGAGGGGTCGAGCGTGAACAACTACCGGGCGGCCAAGCAGGCCGACGTGTTGATGTTGTTCTACCTGCTCTCCGCCGACGAGCTCTACGAACTGTTCGACCGGCTGGGATATTCGTTCGCCCCCGAACAGATTCCGGCGACCATCGAGTACTACCAGAAACGCACGTCGCACGGGTCCACGCTGAGCGCGGTGGTGCACTCCTGGGTGCTGGCGCGCGGCGACCGGCGTCAGGCGATGAGCTACTTCCGGCAGGTGATGGCCTCCGACGTCATCGACATCCAGAAGGGCACGACGGCCGAGGGCATCCACCTGGCGGCGATGGCGGGCAGTATCGACCTGCTGCAGCGCTGCTTCACCGGGTTGGAGTTGCGCCGGGACCGCATCGTCGTCGGTCCGATGTGGCCGACCTCGCTCGGTCGCCTGACGTTCACCTTCCGCTACCGCGGCCACCGGCTGCGCATCAGTGTGGCCGGACGCAGCGCCACGCTGAGCGCCGAGCCCGGCGACGCCCCGCCGGTGATCGTCGAAAGTCGCGGAGACACCCGGGAACTGGTTGCCGGGTCGGCCGTGGAGTTCGTGCAGTGA
- a CDS encoding universal stress protein: MTSDRSPDAMPLPVVAGVDGSAAARRAALWAADEAEARGTSVLLIYAIKPAHLSATEYTAQIRHARDTLREMRIALQANGKAVDVETEIVDGPAAEALVAASERAAMVCVGSAGIDRYARSIVGSTAAEVAERAYCPVALIRPEEHPSSAGPSWIIVAVSDRPDNPAVVEHALREATLRRTPVLFLGDRRDAGSADALERRIRPWRERYPDVHIYPIADRADVAHFLKRHDEPVLLAVIGSEDVDEVAQILGSGHSVLRHGTSSALVVRS, translated from the coding sequence ATGACATCCGATAGGTCACCCGATGCCATGCCTCTGCCGGTGGTCGCCGGTGTCGACGGATCAGCCGCTGCCCGGCGTGCCGCGTTGTGGGCGGCCGACGAGGCCGAGGCTAGGGGGACCTCGGTGCTGTTGATCTACGCGATCAAGCCGGCGCATCTGAGCGCGACGGAGTACACCGCGCAGATTCGGCACGCCCGCGACACTCTGCGCGAGATGCGGATTGCGCTGCAGGCCAACGGTAAAGCCGTCGACGTCGAGACCGAGATCGTCGACGGGCCGGCGGCCGAGGCGCTGGTGGCGGCATCGGAGCGGGCGGCGATGGTGTGTGTCGGCTCGGCCGGCATCGACCGCTACGCCCGGTCGATCGTCGGGTCGACCGCGGCCGAGGTGGCAGAGCGGGCTTACTGCCCGGTGGCGCTGATCCGGCCCGAAGAACACCCGAGCTCGGCCGGGCCCAGCTGGATCATCGTGGCGGTCTCCGACCGCCCGGACAACCCGGCCGTCGTCGAGCATGCGCTGCGCGAAGCGACCCTGCGCCGCACCCCGGTGCTGTTTCTCGGTGACCGGCGCGACGCCGGTTCGGCCGACGCCCTCGAGCGGCGGATCCGGCCGTGGCGGGAACGCTATCCGGACGTGCACATCTATCCGATCGCCGACCGGGCCGACGTCGCTCACTTCCTCAAGCGACACGACGAGCCGGTCCTGCTGGCGGTGATCGGCAGCGAAGACGTCGATGAGGTCGCGCAGATCCTCGGGTCCGGCCATTCGGTGCTGCGCCACGGCACGTCCTCGGCGCTGGTTGTGCGCTCCTGA